The segment CCCGCAAGCCGGAGGACCGCACCGACCGCCGCCCCCAGCTCGCCGACCTGCGCGAGTCGGGCAGCATCGAGCAGGACTCCGACCTCGTCGCCTTCATCTACCGGGATGAGGTCTACCACCCGGAGACGGAGGCGAAGGGGGAGGCGGAGCTCATCCTCGCCAAGCACCGCAACGGGCCGCTGCGCACGGTGCGCCTGTCGTTCCTCGGCCACTACTCGAGGTTCGCGAACATGGCGCGCCGGCAACCCCCACCGCTGTAAGGGCCAGTGGGGCACAGGGACCGTCCGCCAGCGGCCAACGCAGCCGTTATTTGTCGGACAGCTCTCGCCGCTGTGTAGCAAGAGGCCCCTCGTCGTGAAGGTATTTCGCGGACACGCGGACCGCTCATCGTGACCACCAGCCAACCGGGCCGCATCGAGGAGTGGCCGGTGAAGAGAAATAGGTAGACCTTGCGGATGCCTCCATGCTCACTGTCGCCATGCTGGGATGCGTACAGATCTGCGGGCTGTCCTGGAGGCGTCGCCTTGACGCCTCCTGACCGGCCTTTGCGGCCACAAGCGACCCGGCGAGCATCCGGGACAGGAGTCGGGATGGAACAGCGCATCGCATCTACGCGCCGGCTGAGCTTCGCCGCCCTCACGGTGCTGCTCTCCATCACCTGGGTCATGACCGCCGCCCCGCCGGCGGACGCCTTCGGGTCCTCCGAGCCGCCGCCGCTGCCCGCGGTGAGCGCCGGCGGGTACATCACCTGCGGCGTCGCCGAGGACGGGACCGCGGTCTGCTGGGGCCAGAACGAAGCCCCCACGGACGCGAACACCGGAGTCGGTATGGCCACACCCCCGACGGACGTGCGGTTCAGGGAAGTGAACGCCGGCTACGGCATCGCCTGCGGCGTCACCACCAGCGACACGGTGGTCTGCTGGGGCAACGACCGCTTCGGGCAGGTCACCCAGGTGCCCGCCGGGACCTACACCCACGTCGTGCCCGGGCTGACCTACGTCTGCGCCCTGCGCACCGACGGCACGATCGCCTGCTGGGGCGGCGACACCGCCGACGCCGACCGGAAGGTCGTGCGGGACGTGCCGACCGGGACGTTCACGCAGCTGACGCTCGGGATCCGCCACGCGTGCGCGCTCGCCGGCGACGGGACGGTCGTGTGCTGGGGCCACGACACCGTGACGGGCGGGGTCTCCGAGGGCCAGACCGCCGTGCCGCCGGGCACCTACAGCCACGTGAACGCCGGCAACTTCACGACGTGCGCCGTCCGCAGCACCGACGGCACTGTCGTGTGCTGGGGTCGTAACCAGGCCGGCCAGGTCACGACCGTGCCGGCCGGCGCGTTCACCCAGGTCAGCGTCGGCTTCGCCCACGTGTGCGGGCTGCGGCCCGATGGCACGATCACCTGCTGGGGACGCAACGCCGAAGGCCAGGCGACCCCGCCGCCGGGCACCTACACCCACGTGAGCACCGGCACCTTCCACAGCTGCGCGATGCCGACGAGCGGCCCGCCCGCTGTCTGCTGGGGCAACAACCAGGGCGGTCGGGTCCAGCCGAGCATGAGCAACACCCCGCCGCCTCAGGGCACCCTCGAGGAGCCCTACAGCCACCAGCTCACGATGGACACCCACGTCGCGCCGCCTCCGACGTTCACGGTGACCGCGGGCCAGCTGCCGCCCGGTCTGACGCTCGACGCCGACGGACGGCTGTCGGGCACGCCCACCGCGGCCGGCAGCTACACCTTCACCGTCGTGGCGAGCAGCCTCGGGATGTCCCCGCCTGACTGTGTCGCCCCCAGCGTCGGACAACAGTCGCTGCCGTGCACCCCCGGGGACCCCCAGTCCGTCGCCACCGCGACGAGGGTGTTCACCGTCCAGGTCGTCGGCCCCGAGCCCGGCGCGATCGCCGGGCGGGTGACCGACGCCAGCACCGGCGCGGCGGTCGGCGGGGCGACGGTGACCGTCACCGACGCGGCTGGCGCCCAGGCCGGTCAGACCACGACCGACCCCACGGGCAACTACCTCATCGAGGACCTCTCC is part of the Egibacteraceae bacterium genome and harbors:
- a CDS encoding carboxypeptidase regulatory-like domain-containing protein, encoding MEQRIASTRRLSFAALTVLLSITWVMTAAPPADAFGSSEPPPLPAVSAGGYITCGVAEDGTAVCWGQNEAPTDANTGVGMATPPTDVRFREVNAGYGIACGVTTSDTVVCWGNDRFGQVTQVPAGTYTHVVPGLTYVCALRTDGTIACWGGDTADADRKVVRDVPTGTFTQLTLGIRHACALAGDGTVVCWGHDTVTGGVSEGQTAVPPGTYSHVNAGNFTTCAVRSTDGTVVCWGRNQAGQVTTVPAGAFTQVSVGFAHVCGLRPDGTITCWGRNAEGQATPPPGTYTHVSTGTFHSCAMPTSGPPAVCWGNNQGGRVQPSMSNTPPPQGTLEEPYSHQLTMDTHVAPPPTFTVTAGQLPPGLTLDADGRLSGTPTAAGSYTFTVVASSLGMSPPDCVAPSVGQQSLPCTPGDPQSVATATRVFTVQVVGPEPGAIAGRVTDASTGAAVGGATVTVTDAAGAQAGQTTTDPTGNYLIEDLSAGQYTVTVRAAGYQTGTQGVTVTEGATATADFVLQAGQDPLRCGDVITEDTTLEADLGPCPDNGLIVGADNVTLDLGGHTIFGTDAVGDGAGVLIDNRTGVTVRNGTIRGFDGGVA